Within Pecten maximus chromosome 15, xPecMax1.1, whole genome shotgun sequence, the genomic segment CCAATCCTCTAATTGTTGAAGATCTTGTTGTAGTATTGTTTTGTCACTGTCCGTGTTGatgattttgaagattttggTTTCATCGGCGAATAGGAAAACGCTTGATTGGGCTAAGTCCGGCAGATCATTAATAAATATAACGAACAGCAGCGGCCCAATTACTGACCCCTGAGGGTTCCTGATGTCACCTCTCCCCATTCCGAAGATTCTCCAGTGATTGTTACTTGTTTCCTACCCGATAAGAAATTTTCTATCCACATCAGCATTTCCTCTCCTATTCCGTAAGATCTGTGTTTGTTTATTAACCTCTTGTGAGGGACGGTGTCAAGTGCTTTTTGGTAATCCTGGTACACGAGGTCAATTTCTCCTCCTTTGTCCAAAGCCTCCGTCCATTCATCCATTACTCTCAATAATTGTGGTGATGTGGATCTGCCAGACGTGAACCTGTATTGTTTACTAATGAACAAGTCGTTTGTTTTCatatacagtcgaatctgtccaaacgaccatctctattcagcgaccctctgttctaagcgaccatttcaattcctcccgagcgttttcgctatatattttaactctattaaGCGACCCTCTCTTTACGCGACCAGCGACCACAATTTTTCGTTCCCGTGATAAAAATAACTCTCCAATAAGCGACCAGAAGTCTCCAAAATGCCTTACATAACCATTTGCGCCTTAATAACAACAAAGTGTTTTTACTTTTCGTGCAAAAGGACGGGAGATGAGGCAAAGTGACCGTCTGGAATTCTGacgattttcagacgttttatatacgatatatcaatttgcatgcgaaataaaacaatgaaggaatgcataaacagttaacttactgttaaatcgtgatttgttatcttttttgagacattaaaacagatatttgtcAGTGAAAAAGTCGCCGTTTTTAAAGTAGGAAATGCAGGAACGTAAATAATAATCGGAGCGGAAATCCGGACCAAGAtttcaggaattaaaaaaatatatataaataatttgaaagtaatctaattaaccactgaaatatatttctcatgttaaatcgatgtattttgctatgctgaaagaattttaaaaaatacgTATAGTGATGAAAAATTAGCACACTactaattattaaaaaaaaaataaacttgacatttttattgttcCAGACCGAGAAAGTATCTTTCCCCTTCGCTCCATCTTGTGCGCAGGCATTTCGAGACCGACTTCCGCCTGTTGCCTCACGAAATAAATCCGCCGCTAAACTTCGCCTACAGCCTGGATATAGTCCCAACTACTGGTCCTATGGGACGTCCTATTTGGTCACTCTCCTGTTTAACGGACGTCTTCCAAATTCATTTCTAAAAGAGGTTTGTCATAGCCACATTAAAAAAGAGAGCGAGGATTTAACCGCAACCGGGCAACAGTACACACCCAAACACAAGCGAAAGAAAGAACTTTGGGAGCCTAAAGATTACAAAAGACTCCAGGAAGTTGCTCGAAGGACAGAACAGAAAGTGATGGTTGCCCGTTGGCGTCAGCGCACGCGCCATGATTCCATATCTTCCAAGATTCACGAGACCAAAGAGCGAGAGGAGAAGATACTCCTGACCAAAGAAGGCATGATGGAGAGGGGCAAACGTGCATTTCTGAACAAACTGAAATCTAGAGCAAAACATACAACCGAAACGAAACCTGTATGTAATCCACCAATAGTTGATCCATCGGCATGTGATCCATCGGTTTGTGATCCATCAGTTTGTGATCCACCGATAAAGGACGTGTCCCAAGTGTCGTGCGCCACAGAGGACGGGTTTGTGATGGTCAGTGTTGAAGACTGTGTTGCGGACAGCGTCGACTCACTGCCTGATGATTCTAAATCCTCGGAATAGTTACCAAACTATAATAgaattgtgttttaaaattcTTGGTTGATATGTCAAACGACACATCCGTATGGTTTTTAGCTAGTACTTTACTGAAATGATTCATCcctttcaaaatatcaaacaaaccACTTGCCTTCACCCTTTTCATTACTAAAGTCATTAAATGTTTGTGGTATTGTACATTATTAACTTTGTTATCAATTAAATTTCTCGAGACACCTCTGATAATTCAGTCGTCTTCCTATACACGTCTGAAAAGTCAGGcgtctccctagacacctctGATTAGGCTGTcgtctccctagacacctctGATTAGCCTGTcgtctccctagacacctctGATTAGGCTGTCGTCTCCCTAGACACTTTTGATTAGTCTGTCGTCTCCCTAGACACTTCTGATTAGCCTGTCGTCTCCCTAGACACTTTTGATTAGTCTGTCGTCTCCCTAGGCACTTCTGATAAGTCTGTCGTCTCCCTAGACACTTCTGACAAGCCTATCGTCTCCCTAGACACTTCTGACAAGCCTATCGTCTCCCTAGACACTTCTGATAAGTCTGTCGTCTCCCTAGATACCTCTGATTAGCCTGCTGTCTCCCTAGACACATCTAGTTAGTCTGTCGTCTCCTTAGACACTTTTGATTAGCCTGTCGTCTCCCTAGACACATCTTATTAGCCcgttgtctccctagacacctctGATTAGCCTGTCGTCTCCCTAGACACATCTTATTAGCCcgttgtctccctagacacctctGATAAGCATATCGTCTCCCTAGACACTTCTGACAAGCCTATCGTCTCCCTAGACACTTCTGACAAGCCTGTCGTGTCCCTAGACACTTCTGATTAGCCTGTCGTCTCCCTAGACACTTCTGATTAGCCTATCGTCTCCCTAGACACTTCTGACAAGCCTATCGTCTCCCTAGACACTTCTGACAAGCCTATcgtctccctagacacctctGATTAGCCTGTCGTCTCCCTTGATACTTCTGATTTACTTGTCGTCTCCCTATACCCCCCTAATTAGCCTGTCGTCTCCCTAGACATCTCTGATTAGCCTGTCGTCTCCCTAGACACTTCTGATTAGCCTGTCGTATCACTAGACCCCCCTAATTAGCCTGTCATCTCCCTGGATAACATACACCTTTGATTAGCCTGACGTCTACTTAGACATTTCTGATAACCCGGAGGTATCCTCCCTGTTTCGTCTGTTGACTCTGGACAGTGGGCACCTCTGGCCAGCCTGTTCCTCCCTAGATACACCCGAGTAGCCTGTTGTATTCTGTATCGTTATATCCATAGACACATTTGGTATTCAAAGGTTGTTGTCTCCCACTCATAGAATGCATGACGCACAATATTGGTGTTGCACGATTATTAACGACAAATgcgtacgagttatctcccctcgtctGTAACAAAGTCAAGAGAAAAACCACAAGTGGAGAAATGTTAcgaacaatataaaatatgacacACATTATATTTCAGAAGTGTGAATATCGCTATTTTTATATAGAAATGAATCTGAAAAGAAACGAGAAAATGTcacttttttgttttcattcgaATAAACTGtatcatgtattatttgtgaGTTCCCAATAAccaattacaaaatgtacaaattgAAGGgtcttttaaaaataaatatcatttatacGCATTTAATCTGAGAAATAGTGCGATCCGCAGCAATAGAAACCAATCCCGATATCgactacaatgtacatattatcTAACACTGTACTGTCCCTAATCCTGTCTGTAACAAGAAACCACATATTAGTTATATAGGTTTCTATTTCAATTgcataataaataaatttatatttagatCATCTGTTGTGTAAGTATAAGTAATATTCTGCGATGACAGGGATCTACATCCTCCAATTCAGGCGTGACCATTGAGCACTGACCCATGAAGGTAAAACGTTACTGGAGTTTGGATGTCAGTTCCGTACAAAGTAAAACGTAACCGGACTTTGGGTGTCAGTTCCGTATAAGGTAACGATTTCTGCGCTAacaaaaggagacaaacatggCTATATCGCAGCCTCCGAAAACACacacgcactcgccacacgcaaATATTCATAAACAAGGAAGGTCGTCCTTagatgaccttagctgt encodes:
- the LOC117344282 gene encoding uncharacterized protein LOC117344282 encodes the protein MTEVILPSLNIPGPTSLHPNVSTRKRTTEKVSFPFAPSCAQAFRDRLPPVASRNKSAAKLRLQPGYSPNYWSYGTSYLVTLLFNGRLPNSFLKEVCHSHIKKESEDLTATGQQYTPKHKRKKELWEPKDYKRLQEVARRTEQKVMVARWRQRTRHDSISSKIHETKEREEKILLTKEGMMERGKRAFLNKLKSRAKHTTETKPVCNPPIVDPSACDPSVCDPSVCDPPIKDVSQVSCATEDGFVMVSVEDCVADSVDSLPDDSKSSE